The region aagaaaagtgggttgaataagttagtgaattATGGGTCCCAGTtacatatattagttttataataaaatgtgagtagaattggttgATAGAATGTGAAGtctatttatcatttatggtagaagtgaaatgtgactcatattgtgggacggactgaaatgacaaaatggggtgggacggaggtagtacattcttcatttctttttttcgtCACCCATTTTATTTCTACTTTTTGTCGTATTTGAAGTCTATCTTTTCATTTTTGGATTGAGCATATAAGAGATAGTCTTGGGCAAAACATAAACAAGGAATAAAGAAGATGAACgtcaataattattttattaattaatataattgttattgACGCTTAGGATTAATCAAACTCGATTATCACATGACATCAATCTTAATCATTCCGTAATTTAACCCTGAggtttgatatttgatctcagGATATAGAAAGTTATTCCGTATATTAATCCTATAGCTTCTTAATTAAAATCTCTCTTAAAATCATAGTATCAGACAAACTCATAGTACTTAACTTTTCTTACAATAATCGAAAAATTCTATTTTCGTATTTATTGTATATGGCTAGATATACGAAGTACTTTGGTTTAAGTCCAAAATAAGGTAAGGCAATGATCAAACCAATACAGATGCTAAAATCATTACTTTACTTTTCTTACAAATGTAAGAACACACAACATTAATGAGGCAATGACCAAACCAATAAAGAGGTTTAAATAATCTACATacatatatagtactccatccgtaaTAGATGaaacacttttctttttagtttgtctcataaaagatgcatattttcatttttggaaaaaattcactctcacattaatataaaaattatattttctctcttcatttaacaCAGAAAACAAAATCTCCTAAAATATCATAACATCCTACAActacaagtgtgacatcttttatgggatggagggagtagtactgaGTAGGTAGCTTTGTGAACAGATGaatcaaataaaacaaataaggCACATACAACTATGCAAGTGCATGTATAATTAGATGTATTCATATTGTTACACAAGATAATATCAAATCTTAGGTCTGTCATAATGATCATAAGTTCATAGCAATTGCAAGTTTGGAAGGATTCATATATAACTAATATGTCAACCTTCCAATAATATGAATTATCTAGATTTGTTCAGAGCAATATGATCGTTACTAGATTTCTCATCTTTCTTATCTAGAAGGTACTTGAACAGTTTAATGTCACGGAACTGATACACGTGTATGTCTTTTGAGGCCTCAAATTGCCTCACTGTTATGAGAAGTGCAGTAATTATATGTgaacaaaaatataattaaatagaaaaatcaAATCGAAATTGACATTTTGCTTCAATTTTTCTGGCTAACGGTTCGGTTCGTTTTTATCAATTCAAGTCGATATTGTACGGTTCACGCTTGAGTTTCAGGTAAACAGCCGATTAAGATGGAGTAACATTATACTATTTCAGATGTGAAGACTAATTAATTTGACACTTATATACTTCTAATGTTATTAATCATTAATATTGTCGATTTCCATAATGAAGTTTCGGGTCGGCCCATAGACTAACTGAATTGAAATATTATCGGTTAGTAGTTTTCAActctaatttttaaatttgacgGACTATTCGAGTTAGACAAGTGAAATTCAGCATCCCCAATATCCTATTGTTGACTGCACTTTTCCTAATAAAATAAGCAAAATCTCAAATTATTTCTCGTGTACATGACAATAGTACTAGATATGTTACATTTTTTATATTGCCATTTGCCAATCATAGTATCCACCAATCATACACATACAAAATATTTACATCTACTAATTAATCTGGTCCGTCCAAACTGCTATAAAAGCAACACACAGCCTCCCTCCCTTAATACTCAAAAACACCTAAAAACCTCTCTTCTCTCCAATCCTTCAACTCATCACGGGCTCTAAAACCACATCCAACCAAATGGCTTCCTCTCTCCCTCAAACTAAACACGAGGCGGATGACACGATCCCCGATGCCTGGGACTACAAGGGCCGCCCCGCCCTCCGCTCCTCCTCCGGCGGCTGGGTCACCGCCGCCATGATCCTAGCTGTCGAGGGCTGTGAGCGGTTAACGACGCTCGGAATCGCCGTTAACCTCCTCACCTACTTGACTCGCACCATGCATTTGGGCAATGCTACTTCCGCTAACACCGTTACTAACTTCCTCGGCACCTCCTTCATGCTGTGCTTGCTCGGTGGCTTCGTCGCTGACACTTATTTAGGAAGGTATgtacaattttttaaattactcaattattttttatttttttctttttatagtgccatattttaaaaaaaaattagcagGTATTTGACCATTGGCATCTTTGCTGCTGTTCAAGCAACGGTAATAATTTTACTCCTTAtgcattttttatgtttattacTGAAGTTTGATATTTTTGGCCTCAAGCATTCATCACAAGTTAATTTTCTATGTTTACTATTAGTCTGGTATTTTTGGCCTCGAGCATTAATCACACGTTAATTGTGATATCTTGTTGATTAGCGTGTTGCAACTAACACAAACCATACTATTCTTATGTGAGGATTACGAAGTGACTACTTTTTAAAACTCTAATTCGACATATGTGTGACAATTTCCAAATTATTGGGGCATAGTGTTTGACTTATTTGGTGAAATTGACTGGATCCAGGGTGTGACGATCTTGACAATCTCCACCATAATCCCGAGCCTCCGGCCGCCGAAGTGCGAGGCCGGGAGCCGGTCATGCATTCCGGCGAGCGACAAGCAGATGCTGGTCCTCTACACGGCGCTCTACCTGACGGCGCTGGGCACGGGGGGGCTGAAGTCGAGCGTGTCCGGGTTCGGGTCGGACCAGTTTGACGAGTCCGACCCGAAGGAGAAGAAGCAGATGATCAAGTTCTTCAACtggttcttcttcttcatcagcaTCGGAGCGCTCCTCGCGGTCACGGTACTGGTCTACATCCAGGACCACCTCGGCCGCAAGTGGGGCTACGGGATCTGCGCCTGCGCCATCCTCGTCGGCCTCATCGTGTTCTTGTCCGGGACCAAACGGTACCGTTTCAAGAAGCTGGTGGGGAGCCCGCTCACGCAGGTCGCGTCTGTGCTTGTGGCGGCGTGGAGGAAGAGGCACCTCCAGCCGCCGTCGGATCCGGCGCTTCTGTTTGATGTGGATGACGTGGCGGCGGAGGAGGGagagagcaagaagaagaagaagcagaaactgCCGCACAGCAAGGAATTCCGGTGAGTTTTCtctctttcattttttattagatGCATATTAGTAACTGAATTAACTGCCTTGCTTGATTTATagcattatttttttgaattatttggagTGGGGTAAATCCAGAAACTGACAAAGAACATGAAAAGTTTAAAGTAGGACATaattagaaaaattaaaaaaatactttgaTGGAAAAACAAAAGCTaaaaacatgaaaatatttCTAGGATAGCATGTTGACCTTTAATTTATGTGATTAGAAATTTTGAAGTACACATTAATAGTTAACTGCATATATTAAATAGCACTAATTAATATTTATGGACACGTACGATACTTTATTTAGCTGGGCACTACGTGTATTTATCTCAAATCATTAGTATTGAATAATATCATAAACATGTGCATggtttattactataaaattgtACAATTTtcgtattatttttaaaaaatggataaGATGCAAATAACAACATAtcaaaaactaataattaagTCGACGAAGACGGTGGAGATATTTGGAATTGAGTTGTGCATTATTTGAGCTACTAAATGATATGCATATGAGTGAGAGTCCGACaaatgtaattatttatgagATGCCAACAAATAGTACTGTTTTAACCAAGTTGATATATGCAAGTTGGATTATTTTCAATTGCAAATTTCATGAACCAAAAATTTTgacttaaaaaaatttaaaaataaatctttTATGTGCATTACACTCGGGCTTTGTAAAAGGTATTGTTTTCTTTACTTGGAAGTGTGACATAGTACCATCTAAATAATCAAATTACAAAAGATGCAGGAATTTTTTAAAGTTCCAATATGGATCTTCACCAATGAAGTGTGTATTAATTATATGTTTTGAAAGGTTCAATAATTATTGAGTTGTAATATGCTATAACAGGTACtatataaattcaaataatagTCCTGGGTTAGTAAATCTGAGTCCAATGCTTGTGTGCAGAACCCtcataaatatatattgcaCAAATTCATTCACAAATCGAACTGCCACAGCTGAATCTTTCTGATGTCTGCAAAGGTCACTCCATGTGATTCCTTTGTTTGTTCCTCACATCTTGCTAACAACAGAATCTTTCAAATAGATAATATCAATACTTATTTACACTATAATATATATGTACgtgcatgtgtgtgtgtgtgttcacATCGAGATGCATGAATTTGAATACTATAGTACTATTACTTTATTGCTAAATAATTGAGTTACATCGGTACCTATTTAGTCGGTCACCAATTTTTCTTGGTGTCATGCATATTATGTAACTATATAGAAAACACTATTTTGTTCCCCACatcaaaactatttatacaTGTCACGTGTaaatatatttgattttatcaGAATAATCAATTAGcttattaattaattgacacTTGTTCCTTTCTCTTAAAGTTTTCTTGACAAGGCAGCTATCAAGGATCCTAATGTGCCAATGGATGTCTCCAACAAGTGGTGCATTTCGACATTAACAGATGTTGAAGAAGTGAAATTGGTAATAAGAATGCTCCCAACATGGGCCACGACGGTAATGTTTTGGACTGTTTATGCCCAAATGACAACTTTTTCCGTGTCACAAGCAACCACTATGGACCGTCGTATCGGGAAATCCTTCGAGATCCCGGCTGCCTCCCTCACCGTCTTCTTTGTCGCCACCATCCTCTTGACCGTGCCAGTCTATGATCGGCTAATCGCGCCAATTTGCAAGAAATTGCTCAAGAACCCTCAAGGCCTAAGTCCCCTTCAAAGGATAGGTGTAGGGCTATTTTTGTCAATATTTGCCATGGTGGCGGCTGCCTTGACCGAAATAAAGAGGCTTAGGTTTGTCCAGTCACACGGTCAGATGCCACACCATGTGCCATTGAGCGTCTTTTGGCTCGTCCCACAGTTCTTTCTAGTGGGGTCCGGGGAGGCGTTTACGTACATGGGGCAACTTGATTTCTTCCTAAGAGAGTGTCCTAAGGGGATGAAGACTATCTCCACAGGGTTGTTCTTGAGCACTCTTTCACTAGGGTTCTTTGTGAGCTCAATCTTGGTGAGCATTGTGCACAAGGTGACTGGTGAGAAGAAACCATGGTTGGCTGATAATCTCAATCAAGGGAGGCTTTACAACTTCTATTGGCTATTGACAATCTTGAGCATTTTGAATATGGTTGTGTTTTTGGTTTGTTCAAGAAAGTATGTTTACAAGGAGAAGAGGCTTGCGGATGAGGGGATTGAGTTAGAAGATAGTGAACCAAGTTGCCATTAATATGGATTTGCCTCTCTAGCCTCAAATATTTAATGGCTTTGTAagttattttcatgtttaagATTGTGGAGAAAGCTcatgatatatatataaaagtatatatattttatgtatgCAGCTTGTGGGGTAGGGCCAtgatataagaaaaaaaaatcagaagtgatttttctaattttgttttaataagTTCCCTTTCTTATTTAATTGTAATATACATAGCCtacaaaaataatgaaattgggCTCATCAGCATTGGGACATCTTGCACTTCTCTTTTAATGTCCATCTTTATGTGAATCATTGTGAGTATTAAATTATACTCTCCCGATCCGTCCATCATAAAAAAAGTCTCACTGCAtagatttcaaaaaatataaatataaattgtaGTATAAAAAGTCTAATAAAtggttttcattttttattttagttttatagtaataaattatgaataGTACAGATTAGTGAAATATAGGGTTATAACCAAAGTTATAAGTAAAATAAGGAATTTAATATTAAACCTCCTAAAATGACAATATGACGCAAATTTAGTGACAAACACAGAAAGTATAGACTAAATACTCACTTCGTCTCATAAAAGATgtttcactttcctttttaattggTCTCActaaaaatgtcacatttccatttttaaaaaaagttcatCCTCACATTAATAACAAAATTACTCTATATTTTATCTATTCATTTAATACATAAAACAAATCTACTAAACTCATATcatcccacaagtgtgacatattttgtgggacggagagagtacataAAATAACCTGCCATATTGGAGGTGACATATACATTTTTATTAACGAAGAGTAATACTTCATTCATCCCTCtatagctgagtcgtattcattTTTGGGTTGTCCTACTGTAGTTGAGTCAgttccttttttggcaaaaaagaCTTtgctctctctttatctttctatttttttcttttctactttattctccttttacgtaactcatttaaaataatttttcttaaatctacTACAGAGGGAAGAAGGGAGTTTATAATCGGAGAGGTAATATCGCATCAGCCTCGTTAATTTGATTTAAGTATTGTTAATGTCACACAGCGATATATTGATTGATTTGATTCAATAAACTTGGTATTCATTAGATCCTGTATTCGTGGAAATGATGTTAGTCTGTCAATGGTGATATCAATTAGTTGTATTCAATAACTACGAAAGTCAAAAAAGCATTGGTGACTTATTGACTTTATTTTTTGGCCTAAAGGTCTTTTGAATGGTGAGAATCATTAAACAAGAATGTAGATCTAACCTCTTTTTGGTTAATTAAATTACACGCTTGATTTTTCAAATATAAtacaataaatagttaaaatgaagaaaaaaaataagaaagagaataatgtaaagaagAGTTCATGTGTGTCAATAgtttatttcactcatatttattataaaattaatatatttaaaaattggaCCCTCCGACCTTTTCAATTTATACATTTCTTCTTTTAGTTTAcatttcttcacattttttaaaaaatctcgTGGTAATAGGCAAGGGCGGACACAGTAAGACGGGGCTTAAGCTcttcccaatttttttttcctttcatatTACGactaaatttttttgaaataaaaaaaatagtctttAGCCCTTCCTAAATCAGTGTAATTGAAGATTAAATCGTGTGAAATTAATGTTAACAAGGGACTGATTACTGAAGGAGTTTGAAGCCGTTAAATTGAATCTTAGAATTCAAAATTAGCAGacgaaattgaaaaataaattgcaGTTACCgctgtttttgtgaagaagatgacCTGTCCaattctaaaataattaaatattcctTGAAATTAGCGTCTAATCTGATTGACCATTGATTTCTTTATATAGAGTGGTATAAAATATGTGAtatattctttaattaattatgaggATAAAAGTTTGTACGGCTTTAATATTGTAAATTCCAATATTTACTCTTGTTATTTTCTTTCCTGTTTTCTTTTATATCATTACAATTCTATTATAcaaacattattttttattacttttaataCTCATCCGTCCCACTTTTGGAGTCCCagtttaccatttttgggtgACCCACTTTAGGAGTCACAGTTGGAATATTCCATAAGTGGTAGtagccccacattccactaactttttttccactcacattttattataaattactcccccgtcccacttaagatgacacatttcctttttagctTGTCCCATATAAGAtgacatatttctttttttagaaaatttagctctccaattaatacacacaactactttttctcactcctattaaaatattcatctttcttcctctctctatattttaatatttacacccacttattctctctccaattaaacacgttaatcaataactcctaaaaCCCCGTGCCGGCCaataaatgtgtcatcttagccgtgACGGAAtgagtaatatataaaagtaagattcacattccactatctttttccatcaactttcctttatatttcttaaaactcgtgccgaactcaaGTGAGACTCTTAaagtggacggagggagtaattactttatttaagaatgaaaatatgaaaaacatGTCATGGATTGATCGTGTAGTTGAATTCATATGCTGGGATTCTACAAATAGTtgatttttatttgattatacTGGTTTAGAGTTTTTATCTTAGAATTAGATTTTGAGGTGCTCATATTGAATAAtttgaagttgcaattttaaAACTACTTAATTAGGACAACATTTTGAGTTATTTAAAAGAGTAAATGTGACCATTATTCGCGGACGTAcgagaaaaggaaataaaaaataattattcacGGATGAAGGAGGTGTATAGTTCAGCCCTTACTACGATTTTCTTCTGCGTCTGCCACTGGTAATAGGAAAGAGGATGTATGAAGTATTTGGCTTGaatacaaaattgaaatttgtCACTTGTCGTGGCCATCTTTTACTgtattttagatctgaaatgagATCTATCTCATTCAACTATCATTATCATAATTGCAATTATAATGATCTTTTCCATCACGTCGGCATAGCTTAAGTATGACTTTAATTAATGTGATTGGGTACTTGAAAATACTTTTGGGCAATGGGGATTTTGAATGCACATACAAACCAAACAATATATCCTAAAAGTGAAAACgactaaattatttaatttgtgtgtTAAATTGCGTGAAGTTTAAATAAACATGAAAGAATCCTAACATGCATGTGTTTCAATTTTCAATGATTTTTTTGTATCATACTCATTGATTATGCAAACATCaataagaaataagaaagaataaatttacTAAAATTTGAAAGTTGAGGACatcattaaaaatttaaaacactTTTGAGTCTAATTTATAACAAAGTCTAATGTTCCAAATTTAATATACATTTTGTTCATCGAACAAAATTAGGCAAGTAGTGTTGGAGTGGAAGCTTTTCGAAGCAAGTGGATTTTGTGGTCTTAATCAGAGAAGTAGTTTAAATTGTAACACCCACCACAAATTTATCTTTTTGTGACTCACTCTCATTTTCATCTAAAATGTCATAAATAAAGCATGCATTTTGCTTATTTTTTGGAAGACCTGATAGTCGTccttaataatttaataagcAGAACTAATACAGTCCACTAATTTTATAGAAACCAAAAGAAGATTGCGTGAACtttgcatgtatatatataaagtttGTGCAACTAGATTCGTGAATGTGACAAGCCATGCTATGCTAGCCAGATTGCATATTTAACATTAATTTACTACTATCATATTGTGAGTTCCCTGATTTCAATATTATGTTAAAAAAAGGATAGAGGAGAAATAGAAAAGGAAAAGCAAAAGTTATTTCCGAAGTGTAGTGTCCAAAAGAAAAAGCTCATTCCAATGCCTAGAAAAAGGTCTTTAGGTTATCAAAAATCAACTTAACAACATCATAGTATAACTTTTGTTTATGTCTATatgttaattttgttatttttgataTTGTTATTATTTCTATACTGGCAAACTGATGTTGCTCATCATTTCCACCAGCCAATCGTTTGTACCACATCAGAAAAATATACCTATAACCTTCTCCCTCCGTTCTACTATAGTGGAAgcgtttctttttggcacgcgatttaaaaaaatatatgttaagtgagttaagtaaaaagaaataaagtaggaaatgaaaaaaaggtagagagatgaagagagaataaaataagtgagaagATAAATGACTCCATTACGATAGAATGTACCAAAATTACAAAATGATTTTACTATTATAAAACAGATTGATTATTAGGCCTACACTTATAACATATACCACTATCTTGTTCTTGTATACAATCATGAAAAGgataaaaaatctcaacatgCGTAACTGCTACGGgttatttctaaaattataaataaaaaacgttTTCATTTTGCAAACTTTTATCGTAGAATCGCCTCAAAATAGGGGGAAAAACTGAATAAGAGATGCACACTTGGAATTCAATGAGGATCACCTATGTCATTTTGTACTCCATCTCCTATTACATACACACAAACATGAGTGATGAACCCCGGATTTGATTTCCTACTCCAACATTCCTACACCATTCCTACTCCacactcacaacaaaataaaataattccaTCATCACTTACATGtttataagattattttattttgttgtaagTGTTGGAGTAGGAGATCTGCTCCGGATGGACCCCACCATCattatcatgtttgtgtttATGTAGTAGGAGATGGAGTTGGAAATGACATAGATGATCTCAATTGCTTAGAATTAAGGATATGGTCTCATTATAATGCTATCCCTATATATATTCAACACTTTCGATtgcatattactccctccgtccctctgtagtagataCATTTCTTTTCatcacgagatttaagaaaatttgttttaaatgaattaagtaaaggagaataaagtagaaaggaaaaaaaggtagagagatgaagagagagtaaagtactttttgccaaaaaagaaaatgactcagctacagtcGAACAActtaaaaaggaatacgactcaggtACAGAGGGACCGAGATCAttattttcaattatatttttgtaaaaaaaaaaaagaaggcccacctacaaaaaaataattactgAATTAAAGTCACaagttgttttttttatagtttcttgttaatttttttattactttcgAATCTTAAGTGCTAGGGTCAATTCCTTTCCGCAATCCAACAAGATTTTACTTAAAACAAAATCTGAGATGTGAAGACCGAAATCAAAGTtagattcaatttaattttgcCAAAGTTACCTGTGATACATACAAGGCCAACAAAATAAGTACTTCTAAGAGTCTATCATAAttcataatcaaaatttaaaaaaaatattcaatccGTAGTTACTTAATTGGGTCAATTATCTCATTGATATTATTACACACGCCCAAGACCAGTCCATTTAAATGAAATCGAGAATATGTTTGGTGTTGGGCCACAGATTAGGCTGccttataaattaatactcaaTATATGAAAAAAGGTTAAAGTTCCGTGTGGTTTATTtgacctttttttttctttttctcgacgataataaattaataatagtgTTGCAGAAATATATTaagttttcttttcttctttggaATGCAAAACAGCACCAATATATTTCGAATAGTTACCAGAGCAGATTTCAGCTTTAATTATGGGCTTTGGACTTCATTTTCAAGGAACATATAATATCTCACGATTGTGTCGAGGCCCACTTAGGAAATTAGTTGgtcaattattattaataaatacgggagatatttaattttgaatacaaaaaaattaaattaaactgTTAGATATGTTATAACCCATAGTAACTTATCGAATgaggagtgatcaattgctaactaattagcaatcacAAATTAAGACTAAGGACCCGTTCACTATCCCATTTACAAAATGAGAAGAATTAAATCTGAATCTAATGTATTGGGTAGGGCCCACGCAATTGTGGGCGGTTTCTGCTGTTTAGTGCGCAAGAAAATTGCGgctcctttttatttttttaatgacttTCAGATTGAACATACCAAATTGCCCCTTTTGAAAAGAGCTAATTTGGGTGGAAATGAAAATGCTAGGGGTACAACCGTCTTTCCATATCCAATTCTGGGtctgaaagaaataaaaaccaCCTCATGTGGGAGAATTGAATGGGGTCTATTTCGCATAAACAGTGCGGGCCGCAGCCCCTTTTCTTGGGCTTGGCAGAAACAACTCTTGGAAAGTGAACAACAGTAATGGGCAGATTTGGAGGCATATCTGGCCAAATCTGCCAAAGTGAACGGGTCCTAAATCTTAGCCATTGGATTAGGAGATttagtggttgaaataatgccacatggattatattttaaattaaaaaaattattaattaaacttaaagggtattaatggcaattctctctcatcaaaatcatcttaaaactttaatttacgcaactctctcgatttaaagataattttataaggattccaacgacatctcaattgcatatgttccgacgatgttcgggtgatgaaatttgataaattatatttcaattttcgtatatgttgataagcagattttatcaacaaatgcaaaaaaaaatctcaatataatgtaggtaaaatatcaataaaactgtgttgatattttcatgtacttgtgttgatattctcatgtcatattgtagatatttgtaatacactatgttgatataaaaaaacactcacgaaaattatcatatgataacataatgacgatattacccttttgttgatattttgtcttctatttattgaaatttgctagctttaatctcatccactcatttcaaAATCTAAGATCATCCACAGTGGAGCGCCCtaaggggcgccctaaagcccgccctatgcactgtcacgtcagcattttatccttctgcccttccacctgcagtggggcgccctaagcattttcttctatttgaatacttaaataactacaaaaattggggaaaaccttcatttcatttataaaattaatacattacaatgcgaattaaaaaaacacaaactcaTCGacgtggttgctcggcaaaatagtctgcaaataGATGTTCGTGAGCTACGTCGTGTTCGCGTGGGACAAACGTCTGACGTCGAATAGGCTAAGCATTGTATTatggctaagcattccgccattgcATCGTGCACGGCTGCATTTAAGGCTCGAGTCAAGGTCGGACTACCGTCCTCTAAGGAACtccggtcgtcgtcgtggttcattttggtttgtgagagatggagaaacgtgagagatgagagaaatattcgtatgaaaaatagaatgacaatcgaggtttaaatagacaattttcgaattaaaacaaaaaacaaaaacgcgttgcatcgtccgcgccatcgttcGCGGCACCCACAGTGggtggacgatggcgcggacgatgccctatcgtccgcgcttcgtccgcggactaagcgtagggcgcggacgatgcatcgttCGTCGTCCTCggagccacagtggcggacgatagcgcgcccgatgcatcaggcgcgctatcgtccgccccactgtgaaTGGCCTAAGGGTGTAGATTTAGTCTTAGTTTTGAATTATGGTGTTATAAGTATTAGAAGAGGACCCCATATCGAACACCATGTTTTTCATGATAGGAGAGATACAAAGTACTTTGCataataatttaaatctatCATTTCTTACAAATTATGTCTTCCATGATAGAAGTTATATCGAATCTCAAAGATACttagaataataaatataataacttattataaacatatttt is a window of Salvia splendens isolate huo1 chromosome 3, SspV2, whole genome shotgun sequence DNA encoding:
- the LOC121796113 gene encoding protein NRT1/ PTR FAMILY 6.3-like, whose product is MASSLPQTKHEADDTIPDAWDYKGRPALRSSSGGWVTAAMILAVEGCERLTTLGIAVNLLTYLTRTMHLGNATSANTVTNFLGTSFMLCLLGGFVADTYLGRYLTIGIFAAVQATGVTILTISTIIPSLRPPKCEAGSRSCIPASDKQMLVLYTALYLTALGTGGLKSSVSGFGSDQFDESDPKEKKQMIKFFNWFFFFISIGALLAVTVLVYIQDHLGRKWGYGICACAILVGLIVFLSGTKRYRFKKLVGSPLTQVASVLVAAWRKRHLQPPSDPALLFDVDDVAAEEGESKKKKKQKLPHSKEFRFLDKAAIKDPNVPMDVSNKWCISTLTDVEEVKLVIRMLPTWATTVMFWTVYAQMTTFSVSQATTMDRRIGKSFEIPAASLTVFFVATILLTVPVYDRLIAPICKKLLKNPQGLSPLQRIGVGLFLSIFAMVAAALTEIKRLRFVQSHGQMPHHVPLSVFWLVPQFFLVGSGEAFTYMGQLDFFLRECPKGMKTISTGLFLSTLSLGFFVSSILVSIVHKVTGEKKPWLADNLNQGRLYNFYWLLTILSILNMVVFLVCSRKYVYKEKRLADEGIELEDSEPSCH